TCCATTTCGCTGCTCTACAGTTAAATCACTTTTTTCAAATCCGAGCAAGGCTTGTGATATAGCATTTTTTAAGGCAACTGTCGCAGAATCTTTTTTATCGAGCAGCGATTGAAGTTCTTTTGTCTTTAATTCTCTCTCGGCGAGATTTAGCTGAAGAGAATCCAATGCACGTGCTTTTTTATTCAATTCAGCTTGTTTCTTTTTTAGCGAATCATTCAGGGCTAATTTTTCTGAGGAAGAAGATGAAAGTAAAAGTTTATTCTGCTGCATGGTCTGCTCATAGAGCTGTGTCATTTTTTTATGCTGCTCATTAACGCTGCGGTATTTTTGCCCTAAGGCTATGGTATCTCCGGTTAAATCTTTTACCTGGTCATTTAAAGCATTGATGCTTTTAACAATGGCAGCGTTTTTATTAATCTGCTCATCAACCTGGATTTGCAAATGAGCGGTTTGATCTTTGAGGTCGGTAATTGTTGATTGTGCATCTTCTAATTTTTTTGCCGGAACACATGATTGTAAGATCATTATTCCGCAGAAAATAATCAGGACCGTTTTAAATTTCATGCGGGCTGAAATTTTTAAGGGGCGAAATTACAATTAATAAACAGCCGGCTGATCGTAATGTATGTTTAATGCTCCCGCATATGGAGATATATAAAAGAAACAGCCACCTGCTTTAACAGGTGGCTGTTTCTTTTATCCGCATTTAATTATTTTTCAATCATAAATTTAACATGACTGATTTCATTTCCATTTCTAATTTCAAAAATATAAATTCCTGAATTCAGGCTGCTGAAATCGTAATTCAATGTGTTCAATCCTTCAGAAGCATTTTCAAATTTGCTGAACACAATTCGTCCCATTACATCCATTACATAAACCGTTATATTGCTGGAGGCGCTGCTGGAGTATTCGATATTCATTAATCCATTGGAAGGATTTGGGTAAATGCCGCTAATGCCTGTCACTATAAC
Above is a genomic segment from Chitinophagales bacterium containing:
- a CDS encoding OmpA family protein; protein product: MILQSCVPAKKLEDAQSTITDLKDQTAHLQIQVDEQINKNAAIVKSINALNDQVKDLTGDTIALGQKYRSVNEQHKKMTQLYEQTMQQNKLLLSSSSSEKLALNDSLKKKQAELNKKARALDSLQLNLAERELKTKELQSLLDKKDSATVALKNAISQALLGFEKSDLTVEQRNGRVYVSMAEKLLFKSGSTAVDPKGTDALQKLAAVLKKNQDINVEVEGHTDNVSLAGSGSMKDNWDLSVLRATSIIRILVQNGVNSKRVTASGHGEYFPVTSNESAEGRAKNRRTEIILSPRLNELIKLLGN